One region of Rhodocaloribacter litoris genomic DNA includes:
- a CDS encoding tryptophan 2,3-dioxygenase family protein, which produces MDAPNQPLYYADYLALDRLLGCQELESARHGTPAHDEMLFIIVHQAYELWFKQILWELDAVLRLFGGETVDEMDVARSVAHLERIVAIQRVLLQHIDILETMTPLDFLEFRNYLIPASGFQSVQFRLIENRMGLRPQDRVRFSEAPYTSRLKPGDRARLEASEKEPSLFDRIERWLERTPFLHFGDFDFWQAYREAVGRMLERDRRHLLNNPALTPEEREKQLRGLEATATGFEALFDPEKHRELVARGVRRLSHRALLAALLIHLYRHKPILHLPFRLLSLLVDIDENFTTWRYRHALMAQRMIGTRIGTGGSSGHDYLRQAAERNKVFTDLVNLSTYFIPRSALPELPPEVERTMGFQYAGTSG; this is translated from the coding sequence CGGCACGCCCGCCCACGACGAGATGCTCTTCATCATCGTCCACCAGGCCTATGAGCTCTGGTTCAAGCAGATCCTCTGGGAGCTCGACGCCGTGCTGCGCCTCTTCGGCGGCGAAACCGTGGACGAGATGGACGTGGCCCGTTCGGTGGCCCATCTCGAACGCATCGTCGCCATCCAGCGGGTGCTGCTCCAGCACATCGACATCCTGGAGACGATGACCCCGCTCGATTTCCTCGAGTTCAGGAACTATCTGATCCCCGCCTCGGGCTTCCAGAGCGTCCAGTTCCGGCTGATCGAAAACCGCATGGGGTTGCGCCCGCAGGACCGGGTCCGCTTCAGCGAGGCGCCGTACACCTCCCGGCTGAAACCCGGGGACCGCGCGCGCCTCGAAGCCTCGGAAAAGGAGCCGTCCCTCTTCGACCGCATCGAGCGGTGGCTGGAGCGCACCCCCTTCCTCCACTTCGGCGACTTCGACTTCTGGCAGGCCTACCGCGAGGCCGTCGGCCGGATGCTCGAACGGGATCGCCGCCACCTCCTGAACAACCCCGCCCTGACGCCGGAGGAGCGGGAGAAACAGCTCCGGGGGCTGGAGGCGACGGCGACCGGCTTCGAGGCCCTCTTCGACCCGGAGAAGCACCGGGAACTGGTGGCACGGGGCGTCCGGCGCCTCTCGCACCGGGCCCTGCTGGCGGCCCTGCTGATCCATCTCTACCGCCACAAACCCATCCTCCACCTGCCGTTCCGGCTCCTGAGCCTGCTCGTCGACATCGACGAGAACTTCACTACCTGGCGCTACCGGCACGCGCTCATGGCCCAGCGCATGATCGGCACCCGGATCGGCACGGGCGGTTCCTCGGGACACGACTACCTGCGGCAGGCCGCCGAGCGCAACAAGGTGTTCACGGACCTGGTCAACCTCTCGACGTATTTCATCCCGCGCTCGGCCCTGCCGGAGCTGCCGCCGGAGGTGGAACGCACGATGGGCTTTCAGTACGCCGGCACGTCGGGGTGA